The following are from one region of the Fundidesulfovibrio soli genome:
- a CDS encoding carboxymuconolactone decarboxylase family protein, which produces MFMLETVAPEAATGLIADLYAKFPPEIGVPKTLQLMSASPGLMERHLQVIDYFRNHKRLSPEFFTALRYSVAAKVGHTACEVFNRGILSRMGLEDERIRRLECDPTAAGLDKEEEKLLRFVHKVVDEPASVTQKEVEALHALGFSDADILDACSAAANMVASSVLFKAFIR; this is translated from the coding sequence ATGTTCATGCTCGAAACCGTTGCCCCGGAAGCCGCCACCGGCTTGATCGCCGACCTGTACGCCAAGTTCCCGCCGGAGATCGGCGTGCCCAAAACCCTGCAGCTCATGAGCGCAAGCCCGGGTCTCATGGAGCGGCACCTGCAGGTGATCGATTATTTCCGCAACCACAAGCGGCTTTCGCCCGAGTTCTTCACCGCGCTGCGCTACAGCGTGGCGGCCAAGGTGGGTCACACGGCTTGCGAGGTGTTCAACCGTGGGATTCTCAGCCGCATGGGCCTGGAGGACGAGCGCATCCGCAGGCTGGAGTGCGACCCCACGGCCGCCGGGCTGGACAAGGAGGAGGAGAAGCTATTGCGGTTCGTGCACAAGGTGGTGGACGAGCCCGCCTCGGTCACCCAAAAGGAGGTGGAGGCCCTGCACGCCCTGGGCTTCAGCGACGCCGACATCCTGGATGCCTGCTCGGCAGCGGCTAACATGGTGGCCTCCTCGGTGCTGTTCAAGGCCTTCATCCGCTAG
- a CDS encoding TetR/AcrR family transcriptional regulator, with product MKRDTRQEIIEAAAQLIHKQGYTATGIKEIVEAAKVPKGSFYFYFPSKEALGLALVEHYCESVRSGWEPVLADASVPPLERLRALFLARMKPKEDSGYALGCPIGGLAQEMSSLSAPLRERLRKALDGLTAMVRSLLDEAAREGQLPQGLDPAATAAFIVDAWEGSLLRMKADAGPEALERFVSVVFDRLLV from the coding sequence ATGAAGCGCGACACCCGCCAGGAGATCATCGAAGCAGCAGCGCAGCTGATCCACAAGCAGGGCTACACCGCCACCGGCATCAAGGAGATCGTGGAAGCTGCCAAGGTGCCCAAGGGCTCCTTCTACTTCTACTTCCCCTCCAAGGAAGCCCTGGGCCTGGCCCTTGTGGAACACTACTGCGAGTCCGTGCGCTCCGGTTGGGAGCCTGTGCTCGCAGACGCCTCCGTGCCGCCGCTTGAGCGACTGCGGGCGTTGTTCCTGGCGCGGATGAAGCCGAAGGAGGACTCGGGCTACGCCCTGGGCTGCCCCATTGGCGGCCTCGCGCAGGAGATGAGTTCTCTCTCCGCCCCCCTTCGGGAGCGGCTGCGCAAGGCCCTGGACGGGCTCACGGCCATGGTCCGTTCGCTGCTGGATGAGGCCGCCCGGGAAGGGCAGCTGCCCCAGGGGCTGGACCCCGCAGCCACGGCAGCCTTCATCGTGGACGCCTGGGAAGGGTCGCTGCTGCGCATGAAGGCTGACGCCGGTCCCGAAGCGCTGGAGCGCTTCGTGTCCGTTGTTTTCGACAGGCTGCTCGTGTAG
- a CDS encoding peroxiredoxin, protein MSCENTTHSHEHSHSGCEHAHVGKPVADFTAEVYDPEEGFFGEISLEKLRADKKWTVLFFYPADFTFVCPTELADLAVKHPGLKEAGVEVLSVSTDTKFTHMAWKGSERLLENVRYKMVADPTGKISRYFGVYDHDTGLALRGTFIINPDGVLVSSEVNFYNVGRNADELQRKIEANLYLIDHPAEACPAKWTPGGKTLTPSEKMVGKVYEALNG, encoded by the coding sequence ATGAGCTGCGAAAACACTACCCACTCCCACGAACATAGCCACTCCGGTTGCGAACACGCCCATGTGGGCAAGCCCGTGGCCGACTTCACCGCCGAGGTGTATGACCCTGAGGAGGGCTTCTTCGGCGAGATCAGCCTGGAGAAGCTCCGGGCGGATAAGAAATGGACCGTGCTGTTCTTCTACCCGGCCGACTTCACCTTCGTCTGCCCCACCGAGTTGGCTGACCTGGCCGTGAAGCATCCCGGGCTCAAAGAGGCCGGGGTCGAGGTGCTCTCCGTCTCCACGGACACCAAGTTCACGCACATGGCCTGGAAGGGCAGCGAGCGCCTGCTGGAGAACGTCCGCTACAAGATGGTGGCAGACCCCACCGGCAAGATCTCTCGCTACTTCGGCGTCTACGACCATGATACGGGCCTGGCCCTGCGCGGCACCTTCATCATCAACCCGGACGGGGTGCTGGTCTCCTCCGAGGTCAACTTCTACAACGTCGGGCGCAACGCCGACGAGCTCCAGCGCAAGATCGAGGCCAACCTCTACCTGATCGACCACCCGGCCGAGGCCTGCCCCGCCAAATGGACCCCGGGCGGAAAGACCCTGACCCCCTCTGAGAAGATGGTCGGCAAGGTCTACGAGGCCCTGAACGGCTAA
- a CDS encoding LysM peptidoglycan-binding domain-containing protein: MNKIIVPALAFCLALSGCSMMGEKPQPAPVVEIKPEPTPPPPPPPPPPLTHTVKKGDTVAAIAKKYGVPASIVLVGNNLKSAKDVKPGMVLTIPGKTAAPATPTPLAAGKEPVSKEPAEPKAGKGKGSKSDPYGIESATALEKGKKKPVKMDDDATYEKIKVEFHDYAAKWLQKSAALSQSHKDRKEVKQEDGRYVASYGVILIDTMQTEVKRVDYDDTPYVGHITYQLEMHRTYGNTAQAALASTQEEVKQESMREIFSYSGKKRAWR, encoded by the coding sequence ATGAACAAGATAATTGTCCCTGCCTTGGCTTTCTGCCTGGCGTTGTCCGGCTGCTCGATGATGGGCGAAAAGCCCCAGCCAGCCCCTGTGGTCGAGATCAAGCCCGAGCCGACACCGCCGCCCCCGCCACCGCCGCCCCCGCCGTTGACCCACACGGTCAAGAAGGGCGACACCGTGGCCGCCATCGCCAAGAAGTACGGCGTGCCCGCCTCCATCGTGCTCGTGGGCAACAACCTCAAGAGCGCCAAGGACGTGAAGCCCGGCATGGTGCTGACCATCCCCGGCAAGACCGCCGCCCCGGCTACGCCCACACCTCTGGCCGCCGGCAAGGAGCCTGTCTCCAAGGAGCCGGCCGAACCCAAGGCGGGCAAGGGCAAGGGCTCCAAGTCCGATCCGTACGGCATCGAGTCCGCCACGGCCCTGGAGAAGGGCAAGAAGAAGCCCGTGAAGATGGATGACGACGCCACCTACGAGAAGATCAAGGTGGAGTTCCACGACTACGCCGCCAAGTGGCTGCAGAAGTCCGCCGCGCTCTCCCAGTCCCACAAGGACCGCAAGGAAGTGAAGCAGGAGGACGGGCGCTACGTGGCCAGCTACGGGGTGATCCTGATCGATACCATGCAGACCGAGGTCAAGCGCGTGGATTACGACGACACCCCCTATGTGGGCCACATCACCTACCAGTTGGAGATGCACCGCACCTACGGCAACACCGCCCAGGCGGCCCTGGCCTCCACCCAGGAAGAGGTGAAGCAGGAGTCCATGCGCGAGATCTTCAGCTACTCAGGCAAGAAGCGGGCCTGGCGTTAG
- a CDS encoding OmpA family protein: MKKMRIIVAMLIMALVGTALPAAAKKMVPKVDNFILFVDHSSSMAFSYKGQRYVQFGGVSKIMMAKSTVVELNKLIPALPYKAGLYTFAPYKQYAGMAPYDKAAMDKAIAPLSTNYEAYGRMTPMGVGLNDLDKVIGGLSGKTAVIILSDGDSNLGVDPVGVAKQMQAKYGDKICFSVISFADNKHGEQVLKEIAALSKCSCFALGEEVLRNQTARENFLKCALYDFIDDEVVIFRSIYFDFDKYNIKKEFIPVLDEGVAIIKSKPNLAVILEGHTDSVGSEKYNMALSLRRANSVKAYFVKKGVDAGRITAVGFGKANPRYDNKTAEGRKMNRRVEIKFKSN; encoded by the coding sequence ATGAAGAAAATGCGCATCATCGTGGCCATGCTGATCATGGCCCTGGTCGGCACGGCTCTTCCGGCCGCTGCCAAGAAGATGGTTCCCAAGGTTGACAACTTCATCCTGTTCGTGGACCACTCGAGCTCCATGGCGTTTTCCTACAAGGGTCAGCGCTATGTCCAGTTCGGCGGTGTCTCCAAGATCATGATGGCCAAGTCCACCGTGGTCGAGCTGAACAAGCTCATCCCCGCCCTGCCTTACAAGGCCGGCCTGTACACCTTCGCCCCCTACAAGCAGTATGCGGGCATGGCTCCTTACGACAAGGCCGCCATGGACAAGGCCATCGCTCCCCTGTCCACCAACTATGAGGCCTATGGCCGCATGACCCCCATGGGCGTCGGCCTGAACGACCTCGACAAGGTCATCGGTGGGCTGTCCGGCAAGACCGCCGTCATCATCCTGTCCGACGGCGACTCCAACCTGGGCGTCGATCCCGTGGGCGTGGCCAAGCAGATGCAGGCCAAGTACGGCGACAAGATCTGCTTCAGCGTCATCAGCTTCGCCGACAACAAGCACGGCGAGCAGGTCCTGAAGGAAATCGCCGCTCTGTCCAAGTGCTCCTGCTTCGCCCTGGGCGAAGAGGTGCTGCGCAACCAGACCGCTCGCGAGAACTTCCTGAAGTGCGCCCTGTACGACTTCATCGACGACGAAGTGGTGATCTTCCGCTCCATCTACTTCGACTTCGACAAGTACAACATCAAGAAGGAATTCATCCCCGTTCTTGACGAAGGCGTCGCCATCATCAAGTCCAAGCCCAACCTGGCCGTGATCCTCGAAGGCCACACCGACTCCGTGGGCTCCGAGAAGTACAACATGGCTCTGTCCCTGCGCCGCGCCAACTCCGTGAAGGCCTACTTCGTGAAGAAGGGCGTGGACGCTGGCCGCATCACCGCCGTCGGCTTCGGCAAGGCCAACCCCCGCTACGACAACAAGACCGCCGAAGGCCGCAAGATGAACCGCCGCGTGGAGATCAAGTTCAAGTCGAACTAA
- a CDS encoding insulinase family protein, with product MPDTYGFTLVTEQRIDEYDMQARLYRHEPTGAELLSLSCADDNKVFGVTFRTPPADSTGVPHILEHSVLCGSRRYPVKEPFVELLKSSLQTFLNAFTYPDKTCYPVASANLADFYNLVDVYLDAVFHPRIPEEIFGQEGWHLHPEADGLVFKGVVYNEMKGVYSSPESLLGELSQRSVFPDQAYGVDSGGDPAHIPDLTYAQFKDFHSRYYHPSNARFFFYGDDDPQRRLEILDEYLREYSRIQVDSAIALQPRFSEPRRVEATYACAAPREDAPPPKAYFTINWLLPEVRDMELGLALDVLEHTLIGLPGSALRRALISSGLGEDLSGGGLEGELRQMVFSIGLKGVMPEDIPKAEALVLDTLRSIQEQGVAPEDVEAALNTIEFRLRENNTGSFPRGLSLMLRSLTTWLHGGDPLAPIRFQAPLESLKARIASGEKVIEKLLAEHLIENTHRAHVVLLPDPGMAQRLVDEEKLRVEAAQAALTPEARAHALDLARRIQLFQDTPDSPEALATIPNLHLADLPARNRVIPAEWRAPDLFFHDLPTNGVVYLELAFDMAGTPRELLPLVPLFGRALVECGTDREDFAQFLNRVARKTGGIGASVSLTSVRGAGPGEASSRIVLAGKATPDRAPEFLELMRDALTRANFDNEARFKEMLLEAKARAERGLVTSGHAYAARRLRSRFGRASLADELLSGLTGIESLRAWAADFDASWPKLREGLHELRRLVLRSSGLQANVTLDASHFGGFEPGLRAMIDTLPQGAPTAPATWDAPALPAREGLAAPVQVNYVAQARNLAEIGYAPHGSMLVACRYLRNAYLWERVRVRGGAYGAFCTFDRHANLLTMLSYRDPNIAKTLEAFAEAGDFLGGLDVPAEELERAVIGTVGDLDAYMLPDAQGHVALVRHWSRDTEEARQALREEVMGTTLEQLRQAGKAIAAGIAGAPVVVLGSKENLEQARQAMPDMEITAAL from the coding sequence ATGCCCGACACATACGGTTTCACGCTGGTCACCGAACAGCGCATCGACGAATACGACATGCAGGCCAGGCTTTACCGGCATGAGCCCACCGGGGCGGAGCTGCTGTCCCTCTCCTGCGCGGACGACAACAAGGTCTTCGGCGTCACCTTCCGTACGCCCCCGGCCGACTCCACCGGGGTGCCCCACATCCTGGAGCACTCCGTACTCTGCGGCTCGCGGCGCTATCCCGTGAAGGAGCCGTTCGTCGAGCTGCTCAAGAGCTCGCTGCAGACCTTCCTCAACGCCTTCACCTACCCCGACAAGACCTGCTACCCCGTGGCCAGCGCCAACCTGGCCGACTTCTACAATCTGGTGGACGTCTACCTCGATGCGGTGTTCCACCCGCGCATCCCCGAGGAGATCTTCGGCCAGGAAGGCTGGCACCTCCACCCCGAGGCGGACGGCCTCGTGTTCAAGGGCGTCGTCTACAACGAGATGAAGGGAGTCTACTCCTCGCCCGAGAGCCTGCTGGGCGAGCTCTCCCAGCGCAGCGTCTTCCCGGACCAAGCATACGGGGTGGACTCCGGCGGCGACCCGGCCCACATCCCGGACCTGACCTACGCCCAATTCAAGGATTTCCACAGCCGCTACTACCACCCCTCCAACGCGCGCTTCTTCTTCTATGGAGACGACGACCCGCAGCGCCGCCTGGAGATCCTGGACGAATACCTGCGCGAGTACTCCCGCATCCAGGTGGATTCCGCCATCGCGCTCCAGCCCCGTTTCAGCGAGCCGCGCCGCGTGGAGGCCACCTACGCCTGCGCCGCCCCCCGCGAGGACGCCCCCCCGCCCAAGGCCTATTTCACCATCAACTGGCTGCTGCCCGAAGTGCGCGACATGGAGCTGGGCCTGGCCCTCGACGTGCTGGAGCACACGCTCATCGGCCTGCCCGGCTCTGCCCTGCGCCGGGCGCTCATCTCCTCCGGCCTGGGCGAGGACCTCTCCGGCGGCGGCCTCGAAGGCGAGCTGCGCCAGATGGTCTTCTCCATAGGGCTCAAGGGCGTCATGCCCGAGGACATCCCCAAGGCCGAAGCCCTGGTGCTGGACACCCTGCGCTCCATCCAGGAGCAGGGCGTGGCCCCCGAGGACGTGGAGGCCGCCCTGAACACCATCGAGTTCAGGCTGCGTGAGAACAACACCGGTTCCTTCCCGCGCGGGCTCTCGCTCATGCTGCGCTCGCTGACCACCTGGCTGCACGGCGGAGACCCCCTGGCCCCCATCCGCTTCCAGGCCCCTCTTGAATCCCTCAAGGCCCGCATCGCCTCGGGCGAGAAGGTCATCGAGAAGCTTCTTGCCGAACACCTCATCGAGAACACCCACCGCGCCCACGTGGTCCTGCTGCCCGACCCCGGCATGGCCCAGCGCCTGGTGGATGAGGAGAAGCTCCGCGTGGAGGCCGCACAGGCCGCGCTCACGCCAGAGGCACGGGCCCACGCCCTGGACCTCGCCCGGCGCATCCAGCTCTTCCAGGACACCCCGGACTCCCCCGAAGCCCTGGCCACCATCCCCAATCTGCACCTGGCCGACCTTCCCGCCCGCAACCGGGTCATCCCGGCCGAATGGCGCGCCCCCGACCTCTTCTTCCACGACCTGCCCACCAACGGCGTGGTCTACCTGGAGCTGGCCTTCGACATGGCCGGGACGCCCCGCGAGCTGCTGCCCCTGGTCCCGCTGTTCGGGCGCGCCCTGGTGGAATGCGGCACCGACCGCGAGGACTTCGCCCAGTTCCTGAACCGGGTGGCCCGCAAGACCGGCGGCATCGGGGCATCCGTCTCCCTGACCTCGGTGCGCGGGGCCGGGCCAGGCGAGGCGTCCTCCCGCATCGTGCTGGCGGGCAAGGCCACTCCCGACCGCGCGCCCGAGTTCCTCGAGCTCATGCGCGACGCCCTGACCCGCGCCAACTTCGACAACGAGGCCCGCTTCAAGGAGATGCTCCTGGAGGCCAAGGCCCGGGCCGAGCGCGGGCTGGTCACCTCCGGCCACGCCTACGCCGCGCGGCGGCTGCGTTCCCGCTTCGGCAGGGCCTCCCTGGCGGACGAACTGCTCTCCGGCCTCACCGGCATCGAGAGCCTGCGCGCATGGGCCGCCGACTTCGACGCCAGCTGGCCAAAACTGCGCGAGGGCCTGCACGAACTCCGCCGCCTCGTGCTCCGCTCCTCCGGGCTCCAGGCCAACGTCACCCTGGACGCCAGCCACTTCGGCGGGTTCGAGCCCGGGCTGCGCGCCATGATCGACACCCTGCCCCAGGGTGCTCCCACCGCCCCCGCAACGTGGGACGCCCCCGCCCTTCCCGCACGCGAAGGCCTTGCCGCCCCCGTGCAGGTGAACTACGTGGCCCAGGCCCGAAACCTGGCCGAGATCGGCTACGCGCCCCATGGCTCCATGCTGGTGGCCTGCCGCTACCTGCGCAACGCCTACCTCTGGGAGCGCGTGCGCGTGCGCGGCGGTGCCTACGGCGCGTTCTGCACCTTCGACCGCCACGCCAACCTGCTGACCATGCTCTCCTACCGGGACCCCAACATCGCCAAGACCCTTGAGGCCTTCGCCGAGGCCGGGGACTTCCTGGGCGGACTGGACGTCCCCGCCGAGGAGCTTGAACGCGCCGTGATCGGCACCGTGGGAGACCTGGACGCCTACATGCTGCCCGACGCCCAGGGCCACGTGGCCCTGGTGCGCCACTGGAGCCGCGACACCGAGGAGGCCCGCCAGGCCCTGCGCGAGGAGGTGATGGGCACCACCCTGGAGCAGCTGCGCCAGGCCGGCAAGGCCATCGCCGCCGGCATCGCCGGTGCGCCCGTGGTGGTGCTGGGCTCCAAGGAGAACCTGGAGCAGGCCCGCCAGGCCATGCCGGATATGGAGATCACCGCCGCGCTCTAG
- a CDS encoding diguanylate cyclase: MSQQPPIQLSVLVVEDESSCRTGLCMALEHCCSRVIQADCGEAGLEAFRAHNPDVVITDVRMPRMSGLDMIRALRGEGRDPFIIVASGFGAEECYLDAIELGVNLFVKKPYRLEQIHQALGRASLDIGKRRHDAYRRALSEGLLANVPNCHLLTDGANVLYFNDPQRILPRPCSEGEDVGFYMRSNFTQVLRHGAGLTSLPQSFDCWLKRHPGREFVLAANGQEDKTLPKRLLLRLDSVRMDTADRHLLTFTDISRIESERERFFHLAGRDFLTGVGNRQAFEAELARETDRVFRYGGDLCLAMLDIDDFKSVNDTYGHQAGDRVLVELARKVGSWVRVTDVLCRYGGEEFMIVMPQTELEGALTCSRKLSQAVAAHDFGIGRKLTVSMGVAQHCPGETSQELIRRVDMALYDAKYSGKNTVCVGGEASPQA, encoded by the coding sequence ATGAGCCAGCAGCCGCCAATCCAGCTGAGCGTCCTTGTCGTTGAAGACGAGTCCTCCTGCAGGACGGGGCTTTGCATGGCCCTTGAACATTGTTGCAGCCGGGTCATCCAGGCCGACTGCGGCGAGGCTGGGCTGGAGGCCTTCCGGGCGCACAACCCCGACGTGGTCATCACCGACGTGCGGATGCCCCGCATGAGCGGCCTGGACATGATCCGCGCCCTGCGCGGCGAAGGCCGCGACCCGTTCATCATCGTCGCCTCCGGCTTCGGCGCGGAGGAATGCTACCTGGACGCCATCGAACTCGGCGTCAACCTCTTCGTCAAGAAGCCCTACCGCCTGGAACAAATCCATCAGGCTCTCGGCCGGGCCTCGCTCGACATCGGCAAGCGCAGGCATGACGCCTACCGCAGGGCCCTCTCCGAGGGCTTGCTGGCCAATGTGCCCAACTGCCACCTGCTCACCGACGGCGCCAACGTGCTCTATTTCAACGACCCGCAGCGGATTCTGCCCCGGCCCTGCTCCGAAGGGGAGGACGTGGGCTTCTACATGCGCTCCAACTTCACCCAGGTGCTGCGCCACGGCGCGGGGCTGACCTCGCTGCCCCAGAGCTTCGATTGCTGGCTCAAGCGCCATCCGGGGCGCGAGTTCGTGCTGGCGGCCAACGGCCAGGAGGACAAGACCCTGCCCAAGCGCCTGCTGCTGCGCCTGGACTCGGTGAGGATGGACACCGCGGACCGCCATCTGCTTACCTTTACGGACATCTCGCGCATAGAGTCCGAGCGGGAGCGCTTCTTCCATCTGGCCGGTCGGGATTTCCTCACAGGCGTGGGCAACCGCCAAGCTTTCGAGGCCGAGCTGGCCAGGGAGACCGATCGGGTGTTCCGCTACGGCGGCGACCTGTGCCTGGCGATGCTCGACATCGACGACTTCAAGAGCGTCAACGACACCTACGGCCACCAGGCAGGTGACAGGGTGCTGGTGGAGCTGGCCCGCAAGGTGGGTTCCTGGGTGCGCGTCACGGACGTGCTCTGCCGTTACGGCGGGGAAGAGTTCATGATCGTCATGCCCCAGACCGAGCTGGAGGGCGCGCTCACCTGCTCACGCAAGCTCAGCCAGGCCGTGGCCGCGCACGACTTCGGCATCGGCCGCAAGCTGACCGTGAGCATGGGCGTGGCCCAGCATTGCCCCGGCGAAACCAGCCAGGAGCTCATACGCCGAGTGGACATGGCCCTCTACGACGCCAAGTATTCAGGGAAGAACACCGTCTGCGTGGGCGGCGAAGCGAGCCCCCAGGCCTGA
- the sppA gene encoding signal peptide peptidase SppA, translated as MALFSSYSQNDEGEGGSLFSSHSEKLGVATLEGTIDDSARMVRFLRKLREDSAVRGVLLRVNSGGGAYGPSQELYYAVKKLAEKKPVVVSIGSVAASGGYYAACPAKVIYALPGSITGSIGVLSRFPNLQGVSEKLGFTYNSFTSGKLKDAGSPFRPLTEEDRAYLQGLIGDLHDIFVGDVAQARKLTPEALNALQGKAVTGTAGLSLGLVDKLGTQEDAFEELKKLSSITAKQPAVIRGPKKEQSRLEEFFGRLGAAFFKKFDTAMPDLELRAQ; from the coding sequence ATGGCTCTTTTTTCTTCCTATTCCCAGAACGACGAGGGGGAGGGCGGCTCCCTGTTCTCCAGCCACTCCGAAAAGCTCGGCGTGGCCACCCTGGAAGGCACCATCGACGACTCGGCGCGCATGGTGCGCTTCCTGCGCAAGCTGCGGGAGGACTCGGCCGTGCGCGGGGTGCTCCTGCGGGTGAACTCCGGCGGCGGCGCCTACGGCCCCTCCCAGGAGCTGTACTACGCGGTGAAGAAACTGGCCGAGAAGAAGCCCGTGGTGGTCTCCATCGGCTCGGTGGCGGCCAGCGGCGGCTACTACGCGGCCTGCCCGGCCAAGGTCATCTACGCGCTGCCCGGCTCCATCACCGGCTCCATCGGCGTGCTCAGCCGCTTCCCCAATCTTCAGGGAGTCTCGGAGAAGCTGGGGTTCACGTACAACAGCTTCACCTCCGGCAAGCTCAAGGACGCGGGCTCCCCCTTCCGCCCGCTCACCGAGGAGGACCGCGCCTACCTGCAGGGCCTCATAGGCGACCTGCACGACATCTTCGTGGGCGACGTGGCCCAGGCCCGCAAGCTGACTCCCGAGGCCCTCAACGCCCTGCAGGGCAAGGCCGTCACCGGTACGGCCGGGCTGTCCCTGGGCCTCGTGGACAAGCTGGGCACCCAGGAGGACGCCTTCGAGGAACTCAAGAAGCTAAGCTCCATCACTGCCAAGCAGCCCGCCGTGATCCGAGGCCCCAAGAAGGAGCAGTCGCGGCTTGAGGAGTTCTTTGGCCGCCTTGGAGCCGCGTTTTTCAAGAAATTCGATACCGCGATGCCTGATTTGGAGCTTCGCGCGCAGTAA
- a CDS encoding 30S ribosomal protein S1: MDNTEHSKTSTPQDMEMNFESALEDYLNEDFGDLEEGIITKGVVVRVGKEHILVDVNFKSEGQIPVAEFTDAEGNVTVGVGEEIDVYVVGKNESEGTIHLSRDRAKRMQLFDKLEDLQDKDDIISGRIQRRIKGGYTVDLGGVEAFLPGSHVDLRPVPDMDALVGKEFEFRVLKINRRRSNVIVSRRVLLEERRESLRRDLLTTLEEDQVVKGRVKNITEYGVFVDLGGLDGLMHITDMSWKRVKHPKEMVGLGDELELKVLSFDKDKQKVSLGMKQLTPDPWQNIADKYPVDLRLSGKVTNLVDYGAFVELEPGVEGLVHISEMSWTRKLRHPSQMVHLGDEVEVVVLGVDPDKKRISLGMKQVKPNPWDLVAERYPEGAVLEGTVKNITEFGIFIGIEDGIDGLIHVSDISWTKKVRHPGEMYKVGDVVRAKVLTVDKQNEKFTLGIKQLADDPWHDVPARYPVGALVKGTVTNITDFGLFVEVEEGIEGLVHVSEISRKKVKTPAELYKEGDVIEARVIHVSADERRLGLSIKSLKEDEDKRKAKEYRSSGPEVGVGLGDLIRQKQEEDAQQ; encoded by the coding sequence ATGGACAACACCGAACATTCGAAAACTTCTACCCCACAAGACATGGAAATGAATTTCGAGTCCGCGCTCGAAGATTACCTGAATGAAGATTTCGGGGATCTCGAGGAAGGCATCATCACCAAAGGCGTGGTGGTCCGCGTGGGCAAGGAACACATCCTCGTCGACGTCAACTTCAAGTCTGAAGGCCAGATCCCAGTGGCCGAGTTCACCGATGCCGAGGGCAATGTCACTGTCGGGGTCGGTGAAGAAATCGACGTCTACGTCGTGGGCAAGAACGAGTCCGAAGGCACGATCCACCTCTCCCGCGACCGCGCCAAGCGGATGCAGCTCTTCGACAAGCTGGAAGACCTCCAAGACAAGGACGACATCATCTCCGGGCGCATCCAGCGCCGCATCAAGGGCGGCTACACCGTCGACCTGGGCGGCGTGGAAGCCTTCCTGCCCGGTTCCCACGTCGACCTGCGCCCCGTGCCCGACATGGACGCCCTGGTCGGCAAGGAGTTCGAGTTCCGCGTCCTCAAAATCAACCGTCGCCGCTCCAACGTCATCGTCTCCCGCAGGGTCCTGCTGGAGGAGCGCCGCGAGTCCCTTCGCCGCGATCTGCTCACCACCCTGGAAGAAGATCAGGTGGTCAAGGGCCGCGTGAAGAACATCACCGAGTACGGCGTGTTCGTCGACCTCGGCGGCCTCGACGGCCTGATGCACATCACCGACATGTCCTGGAAGCGCGTGAAGCATCCCAAGGAGATGGTCGGCCTGGGCGACGAGCTCGAGCTCAAGGTCCTGTCCTTCGACAAGGACAAGCAGAAAGTCTCCCTGGGCATGAAGCAGCTCACCCCGGACCCCTGGCAGAACATCGCCGACAAGTACCCGGTGGACCTGCGCCTCTCCGGCAAGGTCACCAACCTGGTCGACTACGGCGCGTTCGTCGAGCTGGAGCCCGGCGTCGAGGGCCTGGTGCACATCTCCGAGATGAGCTGGACCCGCAAGCTGCGCCACCCGTCCCAGATGGTTCACCTGGGCGACGAGGTCGAGGTTGTCGTCCTCGGCGTCGACCCGGACAAGAAGCGCATCAGCCTCGGCATGAAGCAGGTTAAGCCCAACCCGTGGGATCTGGTGGCCGAGCGCTACCCCGAGGGCGCCGTGCTGGAAGGCACCGTCAAGAACATCACGGAGTTCGGCATCTTCATCGGCATCGAGGACGGCATCGACGGCCTCATCCACGTCTCCGACATCTCCTGGACCAAGAAGGTCCGCCACCCCGGCGAGATGTACAAGGTGGGCGACGTGGTTCGCGCCAAGGTGCTCACCGTCGACAAGCAGAACGAGAAGTTCACCCTGGGCATCAAGCAGCTCGCCGACGACCCCTGGCACGACGTGCCGGCCCGTTACCCGGTGGGCGCCCTGGTGAAGGGCACCGTGACCAACATCACGGACTTCGGCCTCTTCGTCGAGGTCGAGGAAGGCATCGAGGGCCTGGTGCACGTCTCCGAGATCAGCCGCAAGAAGGTCAAGACCCCTGCCGAGCTGTACAAGGAAGGCGACGTCATCGAAGCCCGCGTGATCCACGTCAGCGCCGACGAGCGCCGCCTGGGCCTGTCCATCAAGTCCCTCAAGGAGGACGAGGACAAGCGCAAGGCCAAGGAATACCGCTCCTCCGGCCCCGAGGTGGGCGTTGGCCTTGGCGACCTGATCCGCCAGAAGCAAGAAGAGGATGCTCAGCAGTAA